A stretch of Ligilactobacillus faecis DNA encodes these proteins:
- a CDS encoding dynamin family protein, with protein MKSKIKELENIVSNLNQQIDHVEKHRKQLIAKKELLVEQIRKQEEMFKPINVYCISTMSSGKSTLINAMLGEKLIPAYDYASTASIIRIKDNDKKRYRATAFDKDDNVLEKLDRLDYNIMSRLDMDDNVQEIHIDGDIPFINSKDANLILVDTPGTNSPRNSDHLKTIFKAIENSPESIVLYVINSTQFGIIDDNVLLDKIAKAMKNAGKRSYDRFIFVANKMDSFHPREESIQDALDAVREYLKDKGIENPNIYPASASTALGIKTLLSVLEAKNVDFFDFLDVLDDTKYDAIYDETYDAIGLVRKLNRNRSLHLEEYAPLPKAKKEKIKAELIKAEETNDKNKQALIHSGIPSIEVAILDLIDRKTVADSTALI; from the coding sequence TTGAAAAGTAAAATAAAGGAACTAGAAAATATTGTTTCAAATTTAAATCAACAAATTGATCATGTTGAAAAGCATCGCAAACAGTTAATTGCAAAAAAAGAATTATTGGTTGAACAAATAAGAAAGCAAGAAGAAATGTTTAAACCTATAAATGTGTATTGCATATCAACGATGAGTTCAGGTAAATCAACTTTGATCAACGCGATGCTGGGTGAAAAATTAATACCAGCATATGATTACGCAAGTACAGCATCAATCATTCGAATCAAAGATAATGATAAAAAAAGGTACAGAGCTACAGCATTTGATAAAGATGATAATGTATTAGAAAAATTAGATAGATTAGATTACAACATCATGTCGAGGCTAGATATGGATGATAATGTTCAGGAAATTCATATAGATGGAGACATTCCGTTTATAAACTCAAAAGATGCTAACTTGATTTTAGTTGATACACCAGGAACTAATAGCCCTAGGAACAGTGATCATCTAAAAACAATATTTAAAGCTATTGAGAATTCGCCGGAATCTATAGTTCTATATGTTATCAATTCTACTCAATTTGGGATCATTGATGATAATGTCTTGTTAGACAAGATAGCTAAGGCAATGAAGAATGCGGGCAAGCGTTCATACGATAGGTTTATTTTTGTGGCAAATAAGATGGATAGTTTTCATCCCCGTGAAGAAAGTATCCAAGATGCTTTAGATGCAGTACGAGAATATTTAAAAGATAAGGGTATTGAAAATCCTAATATTTATCCGGCTTCTGCGTCTACTGCATTAGGAATCAAAACATTATTATCAGTTTTAGAAGCTAAAAATGTTGATTTCTTCGATTTTTTAGATGTTTTAGATGATACAAAATATGATGCAATATATGATGAGACATATGATGCAATAGGTCTAGTACGAAAACTAAACAGAAATAGATCTTTACACTTGGAAGAGTACGCCCCATTACCAAAAGCTAAAAAAGAAAAAATCAAAGCTGAATTAATCAAAGCCGAAGAAACTAACGATAAAAATAAGCAAGCTTTGATACATTCGGGTATTCCTTCGATTGAAGTAGCAATTTTGGATTTGATAGATAGGAAAACAGTAGCGGATAGCACAGCTCTTATATAG
- a CDS encoding DNA/RNA non-specific endonuclease: MVRPIEFKEFGQSFSPEILYDAEKMEKTDDLASLDVPIAKQVSAILKEDQETKQTISYDENSLYEIDGKEYETDDTGQLYKEEGKLLPNNQYVAGSGIYETDENSRITSFEATLESTPNSERDLDAQKEVGGKDRLENDDGGHLIARIFGGASGLENLVPMRNVINRGDYKQFENGCANDLKEGHDVNLKGEIVYPEGSDRPSEIKVEKEVDGKKAVEGIFYNDEGSIEGLDEVKDSINKEDYESLENRIDSMEEYGEKPTITSVIKKYDADGKPSEITVTVRNETTGFKTPITFKPEV; this comes from the coding sequence ATGGTTAGACCTATTGAATTCAAAGAATTCGGTCAAAGCTTTTCACCTGAAATTTTATATGATGCTGAAAAGATGGAAAAAACTGACGATCTCGCCTCTTTGGATGTTCCAATCGCAAAACAAGTTTCTGCAATATTAAAAGAAGATCAAGAAACTAAGCAAACGATCTCATATGATGAAAATTCATTATATGAGATCGATGGAAAAGAATATGAAACAGATGATACCGGTCAGTTGTATAAAGAAGAAGGAAAACTACTTCCAAATAATCAGTACGTTGCTGGAAGTGGAATTTATGAAACAGACGAGAATAGTAGAATCACTTCATTTGAAGCTACATTAGAGTCTACACCAAATTCTGAGCGAGATCTTGATGCTCAAAAGGAAGTCGGAGGTAAAGATCGACTTGAAAATGATGATGGTGGTCATTTGATCGCTAGGATCTTTGGCGGGGCAAGTGGATTAGAAAATCTAGTGCCTATGCGAAATGTTATCAATCGAGGAGACTACAAGCAATTTGAAAATGGATGTGCAAATGATCTAAAAGAAGGACATGATGTTAACTTAAAAGGAGAGATTGTATATCCGGAAGGCAGCGATCGTCCGAGTGAGATAAAAGTTGAAAAAGAAGTTGATGGTAAAAAAGCTGTAGAAGGTATTTTTTACAATGATGAAGGGTCGATCGAAGGGCTAGATGAAGTTAAAGATTCGATCAATAAAGAAGATTATGAGAGTTTAGAAAATCGTATCGACAGTATGGAAGAATATGGGGAAAAACCTACCATCACTTCGGTCATCAAAAAATATGATGCGGATGGAAAACCCTCCGAAATTACTGTTACAGTAAGAAATGAAACAACAGGATTTAAAACACCAATTACATTTAAGCCAGAGGTGTAG